A part of Rhopalosiphum maidis isolate BTI-1 chromosome 3, ASM367621v3, whole genome shotgun sequence genomic DNA contains:
- the LOC113558847 gene encoding uncharacterized protein LOC113558847, producing the protein TRAQISPCKEKFLELDEAMKKIKDREITLREAAGHGIAGHQGFNRCNCKIGCGTKKCACNAAEMLCSSKCHGNQNCHNKSLL; encoded by the coding sequence ACACGAGCACAAATTTCTCCGTGTAAAGAAAAATTTCTAGAGCTAGATGAAgccatgaaaaaaattaaagacagGGAAATAACATTAAGAGAAGCCGCAGGACACGGAATAGCTGGTCATCAAGGATTTAATCGATGCAACTGCAAAATTGGTTGTGGTACTAAAAAATGTGCTTGCAATGCAGCGGAAATGTTGTGCAGTTCAAAATGTCATGGAAACCAAAATTGTcacaataaatcattattataa
- the LOC113556629 gene encoding high mobility group protein 20A-like — protein sequence MESKNAESIDKSDQDDAFIENGIPKKVDKNNVKGKKRRKCLRDKTAPRPPHSGYIRFLNDRREQFRSENPNLPFAEITKVLAAEWNQLPADKKQLYLSAAEQERVKYVEELAAYKKTDAYKNFIQRKMKKKKVNTQILEDEEDEEFKKEKSSGDTKLKKEQESIKIKPSNDNINTVYDIPIFSDEFLIFNKARDSELRYLRKTVTDQEQEVSVLDKHIENMENGIVKLTANIEKLEAGCSKYEEYLNKLRPLLLDAFADISFPDNIEPPTNENLDTFMVNLSTLLTTDTGTDTNPLWIENVKKAISNLDFSQC from the exons ATGGAATCTAAAAACGCCGAGTCTATAGACAAATCAG atCAAGATGATGCGTTTATTGAAAATGGTATTCCTAAAAAAGTTGATAAGAATAATGTAAAAGGTAAAAAACGTAGAAAATGTTTACGCGACAAAACAGCTCCAAGACCTCCACATTctg GatatatacgatttttaaatgacagACGCGAACAATTTCGTTCAGAAAATCCTAATTTACCATTTGCTGAAATAACTAAAGTATTAGCTGCTGAATGGAACCAGTTGCCGGCAGATAAAAaacaa ctatatCTCTCAGCAGCTGAACAAGAACGAGTAAAATATGTTGAAGAATTAGCAGCTTATAAAAAGACAgatgcatataaaaattttattcaacgtaaaatgaaaaagaaaaaagttaatacCCAAATCCTAGAA gATGAAGAGGatgaagaatttaaaaaagagaAATCATCTGGTGAtaccaaattaaaaaag gaacaagaatcaataaaaataaaaccatctaATGATAACATTAACACAGTTTATGACATACCAATATTTTCTGATGaattcttaattttcaataaag ctagAGACAGTGAACTAAGATACCTCCGTAAAACGGTAACGGACCAGGAACAAGAAGTATCTGTTTTAGATAAACATATTGAAAACATGGAAAATGGCATTGTCAAATTAACGGCTAATATAGAGAAACTCGAAGCTGGATGTTCAAAATATGaagagtatttaaataaattacgacCTTTACTTCTAGATGCTTTTGCTGACATTTCATTCCCgg ataacatTGAGCCACCTACCAATGAAAATCTTGACACATTTATGGTTAATTTATCCACACTTCTAACTACTGATACTGGTACTGATACTAATCCTTTGTggattgaaaatgtaaaaaaagctATTTCTAATTTGGATTTTTcgcaatgttaa